Genomic segment of Arcobacter sp. LA11:
TCTCCCATTGCCATTGTTAGTGTTGTTGATGATGTTGGTGCAGTGTCTAAGGGACAGGCTTCTTTTGTAACTGAGATATTTATAAAGAAATCAGAATATTTTCCAAGAGTTGAATTTTCATCTTTTGCCATAGCAATAAGAGGAATATCAAATCTTTTTAGATGAGGGAGAAGTTGAATTAACTCTTCACTCTCTCCACTGTATGAAATTCCAAGAACAACATCATCTTTACCAATCATACCTAAATCACCATGCATAGCTTCAGTAGGATGAAGGAAGAAAGATGAAGTTCCAGTACTTGCTAAAGTTGCTGCAATTTTTGCACCAACAAGTCCAGATTTACCAACACCTGTGATAATAAGTTTACCTTTACAAGAGATGATTAAATCAACTGCTTTTTCTAAATCAAATGATGAAATATTTTTAGCAGCTAATTTTAATTCGTTTGCCTCTGTATCTAAGACTTCTTTAGCAATTTCATTGAAGTTCATTTATCTTCCTTATTGAACAAAAAGTGTTGGTACAATCATTGGATATTTTTTATATTTTCTAATACAATGTTTTCTAACAACTTTTCTAATTTCATCTTCTAATACTCTGTTGTTTTTAAAGATACCCTCTTTTGCATTTTGTAAGAAAGTAACTAATAAATCTTCAATTTCTTTTGAAAATGCTTTATCTAATTTATCAGGTACAAGTCCAAAAGACGATACTCTTGGTCTTTGATCCATTTTTCTATCATCAGAGTTTACTTGTGCAACTATCATCACAACACCTTCATTTGCCATAGTTTGTCTATCCATAACTATATCATCTGAGATTTTGTTGTTTAATTGGTTATCAATATAAACTTTTCCAGTTTTAACTGTTTTTACTTTTTTAAGATACTTAGGCGTAACTTCAATTTGCTCTCCATCACTCATGATGTATGTATTTCTTTCTAATACACCACAATCAATACCAGTTTTAGCATGTCTTACTGCATGATTGTATTCTCCATGAATTGGCATAAAGAATTTAGGTTTAACAAGTCTTAACATTAATTTTTGTTCTTCTTGTGCAGCATGTCCAGATACGTGAATTTCACTAAAGTCTTGATACGCAACCTTTGCACCAGCTTTTAATAAGTGGTTAATTATTCCAGATACACTTGCTTCATTTCCAGGAATTGCTTTTGCCGAAAGAATGATTTGATCACCTGGCTTAATTTTAATGTGTCTATGCTCATGAATTGACATTCTATAAAGTGCAGACATTGATTCCCCTTGAGAACCAGTTGTAATAATCAGAACTTCTTTATCTTGATATTTATTTACTTCATGTGCATCAATAAATTGATCTTTTGGAAATTTTATATATCCTAGGCTCATTGCTAAATCTAAGTTTTTCTCCATTGATCTACCAATAACACATACTTTTCTTCCATATTTGATACCATGTTCAATTGCTTGTGCAACTCTATGAATATTTGAAGAGAATGTTGACATAATAACTCTTCCTTTTGCAGTAGAGAATATTCTATCAAAAGTAGGACCTACAGTTTTTTCAGATTTAGTAAAACCTGGAGAGTGTGAGTTTGTTGAATCAGACATTAATAGTAAAACACCCTCTTCTCCGTAATGTGCAAATCTATGTAAATCTGTTGGGAATCCATCAATTGGAGTATGGTCAATTTTAAAATCACCAGTGTGAATGATCGTTCCAGCATCTGTTTTAATAGCTAAAGATGAAGCATCAATAATAGAGTGTGTAATATGAATCCATTCTACTTCAAAGTCCCCTATTTTGATTGGAACTCTTTTTTCTACAGGTCTAAATAAATTTCTATGTTGTTTTATTTTGTGTTCATCAAATTTAGAACCAATCATTTCTAATGGTAATGAAGTTCCGTAAATTGGAAATTGTAATTCTTTAAATAAATAAGGCATTGCACCAATATGATCTTCATGACCATGTGTAATAACTACTGCTTCAATTTTATCTTTAATTTGTCTAAGATATGTAAAATCTGGAATTAAGATATCTACACCATGCATATCTTCGTCTGGGAAACTCATCCCAACATCAACTACAATGGCACTTTTTTCAGTTTCAATAACCATCATATTTCCACCAATCTCACCTAATCCTCCAAGTGGAGTAATTCTAACTTTTGAATTAGTAGATAAGTTTAATTTGTGATGAGGGTTTAATCTATCTTTATGAGATTTTTCATTAACAATATGAGCTTTCTTTAAATCATTTATCCATGTAGAGTTTGTTTTACTATTATGTGCTCTTGCCCTACTGTTATTTGGTTTTCTTTTTTTGTTATAAGGTTTCTTCTCTCCAGCTGGTTTACCTTGGTTAGGTTTATTATTTGCAGGAGCTTGTGTATTCTTATTTTCAGTTGTATTTGGAGTCTTTTGTGACTCTGTCTTTTTCTCTTGAGGCTTTTTAGCTTCGTTGTTTTCCATATTTTACCTTTGTATACATTTGGCTATACAAAGATGCGCTAACTTCATGAGGTCGAAGAGTCTCTTTTAAATTAAGTTCATTATAGATATTAGATAAAGTTTCTTTATCAATTAAGGATGACATATTTTTTGAAAGTTTTTTTCTTGGTTGAGAAAAACAAACTTTTAAAAATTTATTAAAATCCTTATCTAATGCTACATTAGTATCTTTTGATACGTATAATATCGAAGACATAACTTTTGGTGGAGGATCAAAAGATTCTGGCGGTACGTCAAATAGTATCCGTGATTCTTTTGATATCAATTCAGTAATTACTCCAAGTGAAGAGTACTCTTTATCCCCTACCTTAGCAGAGAATTTTTGAGCCACTTCTTTTTGAATCATTACTATAATGTTCTCACAATTAATATCTTCAAATGCTCTTAATATAATATTTGTTGCAATATAATACGGCAGATTTGCTATCAAATCGTATTTGCTGTCGTGCAAAGTACCCTTATTATCCCAAGCTTCTAAAACATCTGTGTGGATAAGTTTAAAACGCTCGTTTTCTATTTCTGTTGCAAATTTTGACTCTAATATACTGATTAGATCAGTATCGACTTCATATGCAGTCGTATCTTTGTATTTGACTAAATTTTGTGTCAAATCACCTAAGCCAGGCCCAATTTCCACAATATGATTTTTATTGTTGGGCATCGATTGGATGATTCTTGTTAAAATACTGCTGTCTTTTAAGAAATTTTGTCCAAATTTCTTCTTCGCTTTTATATTGTTTTCCATAAGAGCAAAGAGTATATCTGCTTTTAACTTACAATTAGATAACATATCTGCTTAATTAAACGCAATAAGGATATATATTGAGTAGTTTTGCAAAAAGAATTATTCCATGTCTTGATGTTAAAGATGGTCGAGTTGTTAAGGGTG
This window contains:
- the rsmA gene encoding 16S rRNA (adenine(1518)-N(6)/adenine(1519)-N(6))-dimethyltransferase RsmA, with the protein product MENNIKAKKKFGQNFLKDSSILTRIIQSMPNNKNHIVEIGPGLGDLTQNLVKYKDTTAYEVDTDLISILESKFATEIENERFKLIHTDVLEAWDNKGTLHDSKYDLIANLPYYIATNIILRAFEDINCENIIVMIQKEVAQKFSAKVGDKEYSSLGVITELISKESRILFDVPPESFDPPPKVMSSILYVSKDTNVALDKDFNKFLKVCFSQPRKKLSKNMSSLIDKETLSNIYNELNLKETLRPHEVSASLYSQMYTKVKYGKQRS
- a CDS encoding ribonuclease J, with product MENNEAKKPQEKKTESQKTPNTTENKNTQAPANNKPNQGKPAGEKKPYNKKRKPNNSRARAHNSKTNSTWINDLKKAHIVNEKSHKDRLNPHHKLNLSTNSKVRITPLGGLGEIGGNMMVIETEKSAIVVDVGMSFPDEDMHGVDILIPDFTYLRQIKDKIEAVVITHGHEDHIGAMPYLFKELQFPIYGTSLPLEMIGSKFDEHKIKQHRNLFRPVEKRVPIKIGDFEVEWIHITHSIIDASSLAIKTDAGTIIHTGDFKIDHTPIDGFPTDLHRFAHYGEEGVLLLMSDSTNSHSPGFTKSEKTVGPTFDRIFSTAKGRVIMSTFSSNIHRVAQAIEHGIKYGRKVCVIGRSMEKNLDLAMSLGYIKFPKDQFIDAHEVNKYQDKEVLIITTGSQGESMSALYRMSIHEHRHIKIKPGDQIILSAKAIPGNEASVSGIINHLLKAGAKVAYQDFSEIHVSGHAAQEEQKLMLRLVKPKFFMPIHGEYNHAVRHAKTGIDCGVLERNTYIMSDGEQIEVTPKYLKKVKTVKTGKVYIDNQLNNKISDDIVMDRQTMANEGVVMIVAQVNSDDRKMDQRPRVSSFGLVPDKLDKAFSKEIEDLLVTFLQNAKEGIFKNNRVLEDEIRKVVRKHCIRKYKKYPMIVPTLFVQ
- a CDS encoding SIS domain-containing protein; this encodes MNFNEIAKEVLDTEANELKLAAKNISSFDLEKAVDLIISCKGKLIITGVGKSGLVGAKIAATLASTGTSSFFLHPTEAMHGDLGMIGKDDVVLGISYSGESEELIQLLPHLKRFDIPLIAMAKDENSTLGKYSDFFINISVTKEACPLDTAPTSSTTLTMAMGDALAVCLMKKRDFQKEDFASFHPGGSLGKKLFIKVDDLLKKENLPIVSRETKLKDAIVVMSEGRLGNVLITDENGTLTSVLSDGDLRRALMNSNFSIDCEVESIATKNPRTINNRNLLASDALKIIEDYKIQLLVVVDEKNKLVGVIHIHDLIEAGIK